One window of the Amycolatopsis mediterranei genome contains the following:
- a CDS encoding MlaE family ABC transporter permease, translating to MSGGTGTLPGTAALTQVGRLATLSWEVLRAIFKRPFQAREWIQQCWFFASVTILPTALVAIPFGAVIALQLGSLTAQIGAQSFTGAASALAIVQQASPLITALLVAGAGGSAVCADIGARKIREEIDAMEVLGVNPIQRLIVPRVLAAMVVSVLLNGLVSVVGVLGGYFFNVVLQGGTPGAYLASFNALAQVPDLWVSEIKALLYGFVAGVVAAFRGLNPAGGPKGVGDAVNQAVVITFLLLFLINVVLTAIYLRIVPPKAM from the coding sequence GTGAGCGGAGGCACTGGCACGCTCCCGGGAACCGCGGCGCTGACCCAGGTCGGCCGCCTGGCGACGCTCTCCTGGGAAGTCCTGCGCGCGATCTTCAAACGCCCCTTCCAGGCCCGCGAGTGGATCCAGCAGTGCTGGTTCTTCGCCAGCGTCACCATCCTCCCGACGGCCCTGGTGGCCATCCCGTTCGGCGCGGTGATCGCGCTGCAGCTCGGCTCGCTCACCGCGCAGATCGGCGCCCAGTCGTTCACCGGCGCGGCCAGCGCCCTGGCCATCGTGCAGCAGGCCAGCCCGCTGATCACCGCGCTGCTCGTCGCGGGCGCCGGCGGCAGCGCGGTCTGCGCGGACATCGGCGCGCGCAAGATCCGCGAAGAGATCGACGCCATGGAGGTCCTCGGCGTCAACCCGATCCAGCGGCTCATCGTGCCGCGGGTGCTCGCCGCGATGGTCGTTTCGGTGCTGCTGAACGGCTTGGTCAGCGTGGTCGGCGTGCTCGGCGGCTACTTCTTCAACGTCGTCCTGCAGGGCGGCACGCCCGGCGCGTACCTGGCGAGCTTCAACGCCCTCGCGCAGGTGCCGGACCTCTGGGTCAGCGAGATCAAGGCGCTGCTGTACGGCTTCGTCGCCGGGGTCGTCGCCGCCTTCCGCGGGCTGAACCCGGCGGGCGGGCCGAAGGGCGTCGGCGATGCCGTCAACCAGGCCGTCGTCATCACGTTCCTGCTGCTGTTCCTCATCAACGTCGTGCTCACCGCGATCTACCTGCGGATCGTCCCGCCGAAGGCGATGTGA
- a CDS encoding acyl-CoA dehydrogenase family protein — translation MRIDYTPEQRGLAAELREYFAELMTPERRAGLRSGGGEYGDGLAYKEIVRQLGKDGWLALGWPKEYGGQARSMLDQLVFTDEAAVAGVPVPFLTVNTVGPTIMRYGTEEQKAFYLPKIAAGELHFSIGYSEPEAGTDLASLRTRAERDGDEYIVTGQKMWTSLIEYADYVWLAVRTDPDAKKHRGLSILIVPTSADGFSWTKVHTVAGAGTSATYYDGVRVPVSSRVAEENAGWPLITNQLNHERVALTSSAPIRKALADVTAWAKETGAIDHEWVRLHLARVHAGAEYLKLRNWRIAWAAAASELGPAEASATKVFGTEFAIEAYRLLMEVLGAAAVVREGSPGALLAGRIERLHRSALILTFGGGTNEIQRDMIAATALGLPVTR, via the coding sequence GTGCGGATCGACTACACGCCGGAACAACGCGGGCTGGCCGCGGAGCTCCGGGAGTACTTCGCCGAGCTGATGACGCCCGAACGGCGTGCGGGCCTCCGCTCGGGCGGCGGCGAGTACGGCGATGGCCTGGCGTACAAGGAGATCGTGCGGCAGCTGGGCAAGGACGGCTGGCTCGCGCTGGGCTGGCCGAAGGAGTACGGCGGGCAGGCCCGGTCGATGCTCGACCAGCTCGTCTTCACCGACGAAGCGGCCGTCGCCGGGGTGCCGGTCCCGTTCCTCACAGTGAACACCGTCGGCCCGACCATCATGCGCTACGGCACCGAAGAACAGAAGGCGTTCTACCTGCCGAAGATCGCCGCGGGCGAGCTGCACTTCTCGATCGGCTACTCCGAGCCGGAGGCCGGCACCGACCTGGCGTCGCTGCGGACGCGCGCCGAGCGCGACGGCGACGAGTACATCGTCACCGGCCAGAAGATGTGGACCAGCCTGATCGAGTACGCCGACTACGTCTGGCTGGCGGTCCGGACCGACCCGGACGCGAAGAAGCACCGCGGCCTGTCGATCCTCATCGTGCCGACGTCCGCGGACGGCTTCTCCTGGACCAAGGTGCACACGGTCGCGGGTGCCGGGACGAGCGCGACCTACTACGACGGCGTGCGCGTGCCGGTGTCTTCGCGCGTCGCCGAGGAGAACGCGGGCTGGCCGCTGATCACCAACCAGCTCAACCACGAGCGCGTCGCGCTGACGTCGTCGGCGCCGATCCGCAAGGCCCTGGCCGACGTCACGGCGTGGGCGAAGGAGACCGGCGCCATCGACCACGAATGGGTGCGGCTGCACCTCGCGCGGGTGCACGCGGGCGCGGAGTACCTGAAGCTGCGGAACTGGCGGATCGCCTGGGCGGCCGCGGCCAGTGAGCTCGGCCCGGCCGAGGCGTCGGCGACGAAGGTGTTCGGCACGGAGTTCGCGATCGAGGCCTACCGGCTGCTGATGGAGGTGCTCGGCGCGGCCGCCGTCGTCCGCGAAGGCTCGCCGGGGGCGCTGCTGGCCGGGCGGATCGAGCGGCTGCACCGATCGGCGCTGATCCTCACCTTCGGCGGCGGCACCAACGAGATCCAGCGGGACATGATCGCCGCCACCGCCCTCGGCCTGCCCGTCACGCGCTAG
- a CDS encoding acyl-CoA dehydrogenase family protein produces MDFTLSEASGDLAALTRRLLADKATHDPHGTGGFDTAAWTALGQAGVLDAALPSSLGGGGFGLLEQCAVLTEIGRAVAAVPYLPSITMAAAALAEFGSPELVDRWVLPVLRGERVLAVALSGFTASDGRVSGAQTAVPFAAFAHGFLVAASDEVFLVDAAAAGVSVQPQQTVDHADAGLLSLSEVPGVSLGDIGEWLRLRGTAGVCAQQLGVVERALELTAAYAAERKQFDHVIGGFQAVRQRLADAYLDVEAVRLTTLQAAWQLTSDVPAAEAVATAKFWAAEAGHRVAHTAVHVHGGVGIDVDHVVHRYFTAAKRLEFQLGPATHQLLALGDLLAGRS; encoded by the coding sequence ATGGACTTCACCCTTTCCGAGGCGTCGGGCGACCTCGCGGCGCTGACCCGGCGGTTGCTGGCCGACAAGGCCACCCACGACCCGCACGGCACCGGCGGCTTCGACACGGCGGCGTGGACGGCGCTCGGCCAGGCGGGAGTGCTGGACGCGGCCCTGCCGTCGTCGCTCGGCGGCGGCGGGTTCGGGCTGCTCGAGCAGTGCGCGGTGCTGACCGAGATCGGCCGCGCGGTGGCGGCGGTCCCCTACCTGCCGTCGATCACGATGGCGGCCGCCGCGCTGGCGGAGTTCGGCTCGCCCGAGCTGGTGGACCGCTGGGTGCTGCCGGTGCTGCGCGGCGAGCGCGTCCTGGCCGTGGCGCTGTCCGGGTTCACGGCGTCGGACGGCCGGGTGTCGGGTGCGCAGACGGCGGTGCCGTTCGCGGCGTTCGCGCACGGGTTCCTGGTCGCCGCTTCGGACGAGGTCTTCCTGGTCGACGCGGCCGCGGCCGGGGTCTCGGTGCAGCCGCAGCAGACAGTCGACCACGCCGACGCGGGCCTGCTTTCTCTGTCCGAAGTGCCGGGAGTGTCGCTGGGCGACATCGGCGAGTGGCTGCGCCTGCGCGGGACGGCCGGGGTATGCGCCCAGCAACTCGGCGTCGTCGAGCGGGCGCTGGAGCTGACCGCGGCGTACGCGGCCGAGCGGAAGCAGTTCGACCACGTGATCGGCGGGTTCCAGGCGGTCCGCCAGCGCCTGGCGGACGCCTACCTGGACGTCGAAGCGGTCCGCCTGACGACACTGCAGGCGGCGTGGCAGCTGACCTCGGACGTCCCGGCAGCGGAAGCCGTGGCGACGGCGAAGTTCTGGGCTGCGGAAGCGGGCCACCGGGTGGCCCACACGGCGGTGCACGTCCACGGCGGCGTCGGCATCGACGTGGACCACGTGGTGCACCGCTACTTCACGGCGGCGAAGCGCCTGGAGTTCCAGCTCGGCCCGGCCACCCACCAGCTCTTGGCCCTGGGCGACCTCCTCGCCGGCCGCAGCTAG
- a CDS encoding 3-oxoacyl-ACP reductase gives MSLTGRTAIVTGAAAGLGRAEALALAGRGATVVVNDIGEPKDVVAEIEAAGGKAVAVAGDVGDRATADALTEAALDLGGLDIVVNNAGVLRDKMLFSMSDDDWDTVLRVHLRGHFLLSRNAAKHWRDKSKADGAPVYGRLVNTASEAFLIGSPGQPNYAAAKAGITALTMSAARSLAKYGVRANAICPRARTAMTEGVFGAPPENTTAGADPLSVEHVAPFVAYLASPAAEHVNGQVFVVHGGTVALVEAPRIEQRWKLDELEASLSAYFADRDPGRMFAATEILGES, from the coding sequence GTGAGCTTGACCGGCAGGACGGCGATCGTCACGGGCGCCGCCGCGGGGCTGGGCCGGGCCGAGGCGCTCGCCTTGGCCGGGCGGGGCGCCACGGTGGTCGTCAACGACATCGGCGAGCCGAAGGACGTCGTCGCCGAGATCGAAGCGGCCGGCGGCAAGGCCGTCGCGGTCGCCGGCGACGTCGGCGACCGGGCCACGGCCGACGCGCTCACCGAGGCCGCGCTCGACCTCGGCGGCCTCGACATCGTGGTCAACAACGCGGGCGTGCTACGCGACAAGATGCTGTTCTCGATGTCCGACGACGACTGGGACACCGTGCTGCGCGTGCACCTGCGCGGCCACTTCCTGTTGTCGCGCAACGCCGCCAAGCACTGGCGCGACAAGTCCAAAGCGGACGGCGCGCCGGTGTACGGGCGGCTGGTCAACACCGCGTCCGAGGCGTTCCTCATCGGCTCGCCCGGCCAGCCCAACTACGCCGCGGCGAAGGCGGGCATCACGGCGCTCACCATGTCGGCCGCCCGGAGCCTGGCCAAGTACGGCGTCCGCGCCAACGCGATCTGCCCTCGCGCGCGGACGGCGATGACCGAGGGCGTGTTCGGTGCTCCTCCCGAGAACACCACAGCGGGTGCCGACCCGCTTTCGGTCGAGCACGTCGCCCCGTTCGTCGCCTACCTCGCCTCCCCGGCGGCCGAGCACGTCAACGGCCAGGTGTTCGTCGTGCACGGCGGCACGGTCGCGCTGGTCGAAGCGCCGAGGATCGAGCAGCGCTGGAAGCTCGACGAGCTCGAGGCGTCGCTCAGTGCCTATTTCGCCGACCGCGACCCCGGCCGGATGTTCGCCGCCACCGAAATCCTGGGAGAGTCATGA
- a CDS encoding MlaE family ABC transporter permease has protein sequence MTAEPLDADRTLEYIARPGQSLEGLGKQLAFAAKALAWSPRTIRRYSRETLRLLTEVCFGTGGLAVIGGTLGVMIGMTLFTGLIVGLQGYSALNQLGTAALTGFISAYFNTREVAPLSAGLALSATVGCGFTAQLGAMRISEEIDALEVMGVPSMPYLVTTRVLAGVAAVIPLYAVGLLSSYLASRQITIWLYGQSAGTYDHYFTLFLPPGDVLWSFGKVIVFSVLVILSHCYYGFNASGGPAGVGVAVGRAVRTSIVLISVLDFFLSLAIWGANTTVRISG, from the coding sequence ATGACGGCGGAACCCCTCGATGCCGACCGGACGCTCGAATACATCGCGCGCCCCGGCCAGAGCCTGGAAGGCCTGGGCAAGCAGCTCGCGTTCGCCGCGAAAGCGCTCGCCTGGTCGCCGCGCACGATCCGCCGGTACAGCCGGGAGACGCTGCGGCTGCTCACCGAGGTCTGCTTCGGCACCGGCGGCCTCGCCGTCATCGGCGGCACGCTCGGCGTGATGATCGGGATGACGCTGTTCACCGGGCTCATCGTCGGCCTGCAGGGCTACTCGGCCCTCAACCAGCTCGGCACGGCCGCGCTCACCGGGTTCATCTCCGCCTACTTCAACACGCGCGAAGTCGCGCCGCTCTCGGCGGGACTCGCCCTCAGCGCGACCGTCGGCTGCGGCTTCACCGCCCAGCTCGGCGCGATGCGGATTTCCGAGGAGATCGACGCGCTGGAAGTCATGGGCGTGCCGAGCATGCCGTACCTGGTGACGACCCGGGTGCTCGCCGGGGTCGCCGCGGTGATCCCGCTGTACGCGGTCGGCCTGCTCTCGAGCTACCTCGCGTCCCGGCAGATCACCATCTGGCTCTACGGCCAGTCCGCGGGCACCTACGACCACTACTTCACGCTCTTCTTGCCACCCGGCGACGTCCTCTGGTCGTTCGGGAAGGTGATCGTGTTCAGCGTGCTGGTGATCCTGTCCCATTGTTATTACGGCTTCAACGCCAGTGGCGGCCCGGCCGGTGTCGGGGTCGCGGTCGGCCGCGCGGTGCGGACGTCGATCGTGCTGATCTCGGTGCTGGACTTCTTCCTCAGCCTGGCGATCTGGGGCGCGAACACCACGGTGAGGATCTCGGGATGA
- a CDS encoding serine hydrolase domain-containing protein — protein sequence MAALTELLTAHLGDLPGAVALVARGEQVEAAAVGSADAEGTVPMARDSLFRIASLTKPIVAAATLLLVDDGELSLDDPISRWLPELASPVVVRTPAGPVDDVVPAARPITVADLLTFRCGYGLPADMTLPAVDLLLQVLGHPAASPRAFSPDEWLAALAQVPLLHQPGEAWLYDTGSDIQGVLIARVAGRPLPEFLAERLFEPLGMADTGFTVPIAALGRFTSAYRRGEEGLRLIDSPEGRWSAPPPFPSGAAGLVSTADDLLAFARFLRDEGTAGGHRLLRPESVHRMTTDHLTPAQRAAGRPFLHGQGWGFGGSVDVDAKQPWEVPGRYGWVGGAGTALHLVPATGTVSVLLTQVELTSPEPTPLMKEFWTYAAS from the coding sequence ATGGCCGCGCTGACCGAACTGCTGACCGCCCACCTCGGCGACCTGCCGGGCGCGGTGGCGCTCGTGGCCCGCGGCGAGCAGGTCGAGGCCGCGGCCGTCGGCTCGGCCGATGCCGAGGGCACCGTGCCGATGGCGCGCGACTCGCTGTTCCGGATCGCGTCGCTCACCAAGCCGATCGTGGCCGCGGCGACCCTGCTCCTCGTCGACGACGGCGAGCTGAGCCTGGACGACCCGATCTCCCGGTGGCTGCCGGAGCTGGCGTCGCCGGTGGTCGTCCGGACGCCGGCCGGCCCGGTCGACGACGTCGTGCCGGCCGCCCGCCCGATCACGGTGGCCGACCTGCTCACCTTCCGCTGCGGCTACGGCTTGCCCGCCGACATGACGCTGCCCGCGGTCGACCTGCTGCTGCAGGTGCTGGGCCACCCGGCGGCGTCCCCGCGGGCGTTCTCGCCGGACGAGTGGCTGGCGGCGCTGGCGCAGGTGCCGCTGCTGCACCAGCCCGGGGAGGCGTGGCTCTACGACACCGGCTCGGACATCCAGGGCGTGCTGATCGCGCGGGTCGCCGGCCGCCCGCTGCCGGAGTTCCTGGCGGAGCGGCTGTTCGAGCCGCTCGGCATGGCCGACACGGGGTTCACCGTGCCGATCGCCGCGCTCGGGCGGTTCACCAGCGCCTACCGCCGCGGCGAAGAGGGGCTGCGGCTGATCGACTCGCCGGAGGGCCGGTGGAGCGCGCCGCCGCCGTTCCCGTCCGGGGCCGCCGGGCTCGTCTCGACGGCCGACGACCTGCTGGCGTTCGCGCGATTCCTGCGCGACGAGGGCACCGCGGGCGGTCACCGCCTGCTGCGGCCGGAGTCGGTCCACCGGATGACCACCGACCACCTGACACCCGCCCAGCGGGCCGCGGGCCGGCCGTTCCTGCACGGCCAGGGCTGGGGCTTCGGCGGATCGGTGGACGTCGACGCGAAGCAGCCCTGGGAGGTCCCCGGCCGCTACGGCTGGGTCGGCGGCGCGGGCACGGCTCTGCACCTGGTCCCGGCGACGGGCACGGTCTCGGTGCTGCTGACCCAGGTCGAGCTGACCAGCCCCGAGCCCACCCCGCTGATGAAGGAGTTCTGGACCTACGCGGCGAGCTAG
- a CDS encoding glucose 1-dehydrogenase has translation MRLDGKIALITGAARGQGEAAARAFVAEGARVVIADILDEEGKQLAADLGDRAVYQHLDVGDEDGWTAAVERATTEFGAPNVLVNNAGILHFSELAQTTLADYERVIRVNQIGAFLGMRSVVEPMTAAGGGSIVNVSSVEGLAGMPYLVAYTASKFAIRGMTKVAAMELGKKHIRVNSVHPGAIDTKMVETAAGGQKVDMSFVGKKVALKRVGQPEDIAKLVLFLASDESAYCTGAEFVADGGATATHALNF, from the coding sequence ATGAGGCTGGACGGGAAGATCGCCCTGATCACCGGCGCCGCGCGCGGGCAGGGCGAGGCCGCCGCCCGCGCGTTCGTCGCCGAAGGCGCGCGGGTGGTGATCGCCGACATCCTCGACGAAGAGGGCAAGCAGCTGGCCGCCGACCTCGGCGACCGGGCCGTCTACCAGCACCTCGACGTCGGCGACGAGGACGGCTGGACCGCCGCGGTCGAGCGCGCGACCACGGAGTTCGGCGCGCCGAACGTGCTGGTCAACAACGCCGGCATCCTGCACTTTTCGGAGCTGGCGCAGACGACGCTGGCCGATTACGAACGCGTGATCCGGGTGAACCAGATCGGGGCGTTTCTCGGGATGCGCTCGGTCGTTGAACCGATGACCGCCGCCGGCGGTGGCTCCATCGTCAACGTGTCCTCTGTGGAGGGTCTGGCCGGGATGCCCTACCTCGTCGCCTACACCGCGAGCAAGTTCGCGATCCGCGGGATGACCAAGGTCGCGGCGATGGAGCTCGGCAAGAAGCACATCCGCGTCAACTCGGTGCACCCCGGCGCGATCGACACCAAGATGGTCGAGACCGCGGCGGGCGGCCAGAAAGTCGATATGTCGTTCGTCGGGAAGAAGGTCGCCCTGAAGCGGGTCGGGCAGCCCGAAGACATCGCCAAGCTGGTGTTGTTCCTGGCCAGCGACGAGAGCGCGTACTGCACGGGTGCGGAATTCGTGGCCGACGGCGGGGCGACGGCGACGCACGCCCTCAACTTCTGA
- a CDS encoding ferredoxin, with the protein MEIGVDRQLCEANAVCVGLAPDVFDLDDEEELVIQPGPVLPDQVERVSVAVKTCPKNALFIAS; encoded by the coding sequence ATGGAGATCGGCGTCGACCGGCAACTGTGCGAGGCGAACGCGGTGTGCGTGGGGCTCGCCCCGGACGTCTTCGACCTCGACGACGAGGAAGAACTGGTGATCCAGCCGGGCCCGGTGCTGCCCGACCAGGTAGAACGCGTTTCGGTGGCAGTCAAGACGTGCCCCAAGAACGCGCTGTTCATCGCCAGTTAG
- a CDS encoding bifunctional GNAT family N-acetyltransferase/acetate--CoA ligase family protein, translated as MAGRDPFDYPRDWEADVVLSDGGTVHLRPIVPTDADGLVAFHAKLSERTRYFRYFGAYPRIPEKDLKRFSTVDHHDRVAFAAFLGDDIVAVGRYERLDHGPSAEVAFVVSDAHQGRGLGSILLEHLAAAASECGLRRFVAEVLAENAAMVRVFRDAGYQVSREIEEGVLHLEFDIDPTEESLAVARSREQAAEARSVHNLLHPSSVAVIGASAEPGKVGHVAFVNLLAAAFTGTVYPVNQEHRSVRGVRAYPSVLDIPDPVDLAVVAVPAEAVESVLDACLAKGVKTLLILSSGFAEAGPRGLHAELRLVGEARAHGMRVVGPNALGVLNTAPGIRLNATLAPRLPGRGRTGFFCQSGALGTAILADAEARGLGLSTFVSAGNRADVSGNDLLQYWETDPDTDLVLLYLESFGNPRKFARLARRLARTKPIVAVKSGRHAVRPQLAATSTEIDEASVQTLFEQAGVVRVESLAQLFDTALVFAHQPLPAGPRVGIVGNSSAIGLLAADTARMQGLRLASDPVDVGPQAGPEEFAKAVREALTSPETDALVVVFAPPVAIPGTAYARALRETVVELGQHKPIVSTFLAAEGVPDELAVLSGDGVPTRGSIPSYPSPERAVTALARVIRYAAWRQRPQGTLVRPAGIHAEQAQGIVRELLEADSGKTTLLSDAEVVRLLDCYGIGIVPFRIVSTVDEAVAAAGELGYPVTLKAVDERLRGRPDLAGVRLDLASEDSVRTAYETLREVSRDDEVYVQRMAPKGLSCVIGLQDDPSFGTLVSFGLSGLVSTLLGDRAYRAVPLTDVDAATLLREPRTAPLLTGYRGDEPADLAALQDMVLRVAALAEDNPEVRSLVLDPILASPDGAFAANARLVLGAPPSRPDTGPRRLRAINPQD; from the coding sequence ATGGCCGGACGAGACCCCTTCGACTACCCCCGCGACTGGGAGGCCGACGTCGTGCTGTCCGACGGCGGCACCGTCCACCTGCGCCCGATCGTGCCCACCGACGCCGACGGTCTCGTCGCCTTCCACGCCAAGCTCTCCGAGCGCACCCGCTACTTCCGCTACTTCGGCGCCTACCCGCGGATCCCGGAGAAGGACCTGAAGCGCTTCTCGACGGTCGACCACCACGACCGGGTGGCGTTCGCCGCCTTCCTGGGCGACGACATCGTGGCCGTCGGCCGGTACGAACGGCTCGACCACGGGCCGTCGGCGGAGGTCGCCTTCGTCGTCAGCGACGCCCACCAGGGCCGCGGCCTCGGCTCGATCCTCCTGGAGCACCTGGCCGCGGCCGCGTCGGAATGCGGGCTGCGCCGGTTCGTCGCGGAGGTGCTCGCCGAGAACGCCGCCATGGTGCGGGTCTTCCGCGACGCCGGCTACCAGGTCAGCCGCGAGATCGAGGAAGGCGTGCTGCACCTGGAGTTCGACATCGACCCCACCGAGGAGTCCCTCGCCGTCGCTCGCTCACGCGAGCAGGCGGCCGAGGCGCGCAGCGTGCACAACCTGCTGCACCCGTCCTCGGTCGCGGTGATCGGCGCGTCGGCCGAGCCGGGCAAGGTCGGCCACGTCGCCTTCGTGAACCTGCTGGCCGCCGCGTTCACCGGCACCGTCTACCCGGTCAATCAGGAGCACCGCTCGGTGCGCGGCGTCCGGGCGTACCCGTCGGTGCTGGACATCCCCGACCCGGTCGACCTGGCCGTCGTCGCGGTGCCCGCCGAGGCCGTCGAGTCCGTTTTGGACGCTTGCCTGGCCAAGGGCGTGAAGACGCTGCTGATCCTGTCCAGCGGGTTCGCCGAAGCCGGCCCGCGCGGCCTGCACGCCGAGCTGCGGCTGGTCGGCGAGGCGCGGGCGCACGGCATGCGCGTGGTCGGCCCGAACGCGCTCGGCGTGCTGAACACCGCGCCCGGGATCCGGCTGAACGCCACGCTCGCCCCGCGGCTGCCCGGCCGTGGGCGCACCGGCTTCTTCTGCCAGTCCGGTGCGCTCGGCACCGCGATCCTCGCCGACGCCGAAGCGCGCGGCCTCGGCCTGTCGACGTTCGTCTCGGCCGGCAACCGGGCCGACGTCTCGGGCAACGACCTGCTCCAGTACTGGGAAACCGACCCGGACACCGACCTGGTGCTGCTGTACCTGGAGTCCTTCGGCAACCCGCGCAAGTTCGCGCGGCTGGCCCGGCGGCTCGCCAGGACGAAGCCGATCGTCGCGGTCAAGTCGGGGCGGCACGCGGTCCGCCCGCAGCTGGCGGCGACGTCGACGGAGATCGACGAGGCCAGCGTCCAGACGCTGTTCGAGCAGGCCGGGGTCGTGCGCGTGGAGTCGCTGGCGCAGCTGTTCGACACCGCGCTCGTGTTCGCCCACCAGCCGCTGCCCGCCGGGCCGCGGGTCGGCATCGTCGGCAACTCCAGCGCGATCGGGCTGCTGGCCGCCGACACCGCGCGGATGCAGGGCCTGCGGCTGGCGTCGGACCCGGTGGACGTCGGCCCGCAGGCCGGGCCGGAGGAGTTCGCCAAGGCCGTCCGCGAGGCCCTCACCTCGCCGGAGACCGACGCGCTCGTCGTCGTGTTCGCGCCGCCGGTGGCGATCCCCGGCACGGCCTATGCGCGGGCCCTGCGGGAAACCGTCGTCGAACTGGGGCAGCACAAGCCGATCGTCTCGACGTTCCTCGCCGCCGAAGGCGTTCCGGACGAACTCGCGGTCCTGTCCGGCGACGGCGTGCCGACGCGCGGCTCGATCCCGTCGTACCCGAGCCCCGAACGCGCGGTGACCGCCCTCGCCCGGGTCATCCGGTACGCGGCGTGGCGGCAACGCCCGCAGGGCACGCTGGTGCGCCCCGCGGGGATCCATGCCGAACAGGCGCAGGGCATCGTGCGCGAGCTCCTGGAGGCCGACAGCGGCAAGACGACGCTGCTCTCGGACGCCGAAGTCGTGCGCCTGCTGGACTGCTACGGCATCGGCATCGTGCCCTTCCGCATCGTGTCCACTGTGGACGAAGCGGTCGCGGCGGCGGGCGAGCTGGGCTACCCGGTGACGCTCAAGGCGGTCGACGAACGGCTGCGCGGGCGGCCCGACCTGGCCGGCGTCCGGCTCGACCTGGCGTCCGAAGACTCGGTGCGCACGGCCTACGAGACGTTGCGCGAGGTCTCCCGCGACGACGAGGTGTACGTCCAGCGGATGGCGCCCAAGGGCCTGTCGTGCGTGATCGGGCTCCAGGACGACCCGTCGTTCGGCACGCTCGTGTCGTTCGGGCTGTCCGGGCTGGTCAGCACGCTGCTGGGCGACCGCGCCTACCGGGCCGTGCCGCTCACCGACGTCGACGCCGCGACGCTGCTGCGCGAGCCGCGGACGGCCCCGCTGCTCACCGGTTACCGCGGGGACGAGCCGGCCGACCTCGCCGCGTTGCAGGACATGGTGCTGCGCGTGGCCGCGCTGGCCGAGGACAACCCGGAGGTGCGGTCGCTGGTGCTGGACCCGATCCTGGCCTCGCCGGACGGCGCCTTCGCCGCCAACGCCCGCCTGGTGCTGGGGGCGCCGCCGTCGCGGCCCGACACCGGCCCGCGCCGGTTGCGCGCGATCAACCCGCAGGACTGA